The Chitinophaga pinensis DSM 2588 region GTATTTGACAATCACTACTGGACAGAACCACTGCTCAGTGCAAATTATGAAATACAACGTACGTTGCTGCAGAATGTTGCAGCGAATAACAGCACAGCAGGCGATTCATTTAAAGAAAAGATACATCAGTATCTGCTGACCAATGCCTATCTTGGCATCCGGTCCCTGAGTGAGATCGCTGCCAATTTTAATGTCAGTCCGAGAACACTGCAACGTAAACTGAAAGAAGAAGGTATCAGCTACCAGGATGTAGCAGATGAAGTCAGAAAATCATTGGCCATACATTATCTTGAAGAAGGTGATTATCCCGTTAAAACGATCTCCTATATGCTGGGATATAATGAACTGAGCGCATTTACAAGAGCTTTTAAAAGATGGACAGGTAAAACGCCTGTCAGTTATCAGAAGAATTAAATAACAGGTCCTACTTACTATTATAACAACTATACTATGGAAGCTAACAAGCCGATTGGCTGGTATCTGAAAGAAGCAGACAAACGTATTACTGCTTTTCTAAACGATGAATTCGCAGATCTTTCCATTTCCCGTCATCACTGGTTGATCATGCAGCGGATAGCAGAACAGGAAAGTATTATTACCTGGGAGTTTTTCCAGGAAATAAAGTCGACGGTCAATGCACAACAATTCGGCGAGATCATACAGTCAATGCTAGATCGTGGTTGGGTCACGGTTTCAGCAGAAGATAAATGCGCCTTCACTGCGGAAGGAAGGGGAGCGTATCAGCAGATAGGAAGCATACAGCAGGAGCGGTCTGGCCGGATGTTAAACGGTATCACCGAAGCGGAGTATAATCTGATGATCAGCGTATTGAACAGAATAATCGTGAATATAGGGTAACAGTGCATACAGCAGGTAAAAACTGTTTTGGCTGTAATTGATTAATCGATACTTTT contains the following coding sequences:
- a CDS encoding MarR family winged helix-turn-helix transcriptional regulator is translated as MEANKPIGWYLKEADKRITAFLNDEFADLSISRHHWLIMQRIAEQESIITWEFFQEIKSTVNAQQFGEIIQSMLDRGWVTVSAEDKCAFTAEGRGAYQQIGSIQQERSGRMLNGITEAEYNLMISVLNRIIVNIG